Proteins from a genomic interval of Bacillus thermozeamaize:
- a CDS encoding 3-phosphoshikimate 1-carboxyvinyltransferase: MTELHVEEAAKSLAGTVRVPGDKSISHRAIMLGSVADGPTRIHGFLVAEDCLRTVDCFRKMGVAISQPSADEVVVDGKGWEGLREPDAVLDVGNSGTTIRLLLGILAGRPFHSVIQGDASIARRPMKRVVKPLREMGAHIDGRQEGNYAPLAVRGGSLTGIEYTSPVASAQVKSAILLAGLQATGKTMVHEPCPSRDHTERMLSAFGVTVTRQGSTTIVDGMQRLQGGVQLRVPGDISSAAYFLVAASLVKGSSLLLKEVGINPTRTGILDVLQAMGGSVEILNRQTWGDEPVADLLVQASDLQATVIEGNLIPRLIDEIPVIAVLATQAEGTTIIRDAQELRVKETDRIATVSRFLKDMGANVEPTADGMIIHGPTPLKGAVVDTSGDHRIGMAAFVAGLIASGRTRICNAEAINVSFPGFAEQFRQLLR, from the coding sequence ATGACCGAGTTACACGTCGAAGAAGCAGCCAAATCGCTCGCTGGAACAGTGCGGGTGCCAGGGGACAAATCGATCAGCCACCGCGCCATCATGCTGGGTTCAGTGGCTGACGGACCGACCCGCATCCACGGTTTTCTGGTGGCAGAAGATTGCCTCAGGACAGTCGATTGCTTTCGTAAAATGGGAGTCGCGATCAGTCAGCCCTCAGCGGATGAAGTGGTTGTGGATGGAAAAGGTTGGGAGGGACTTCGCGAACCGGATGCCGTTCTGGATGTAGGCAACTCGGGAACCACGATTCGCCTGCTGTTGGGGATCCTTGCCGGGAGGCCCTTTCACAGCGTGATTCAGGGGGATGCATCGATTGCACGCCGGCCGATGAAACGGGTGGTCAAACCGCTGCGGGAAATGGGCGCGCATATTGATGGGCGGCAAGAAGGAAATTACGCTCCGCTGGCCGTGCGGGGCGGAAGCCTGACCGGCATCGAATATACCTCTCCGGTGGCCAGTGCGCAGGTCAAATCCGCCATCCTCTTGGCAGGCCTGCAAGCCACCGGCAAGACGATGGTGCATGAACCCTGCCCCTCCCGCGATCACACGGAACGCATGTTGTCTGCCTTTGGCGTCACCGTGACAAGGCAGGGAAGCACCACCATCGTCGACGGCATGCAGCGCCTGCAAGGAGGCGTGCAACTCCGGGTACCGGGAGATATTTCTTCCGCCGCCTATTTCCTGGTGGCCGCCAGCCTGGTGAAGGGAAGCAGCCTCCTCCTGAAAGAGGTCGGCATCAATCCGACGAGAACAGGCATTCTTGATGTACTTCAGGCGATGGGAGGAAGCGTAGAGATTCTGAACCGACAAACCTGGGGAGATGAACCGGTGGCAGACCTGCTCGTTCAAGCATCTGACCTGCAGGCCACCGTGATCGAAGGAAATCTGATCCCGCGGCTCATCGACGAGATACCTGTCATCGCCGTCTTGGCCACGCAGGCAGAGGGGACAACCATCATCCGTGACGCGCAGGAATTGCGCGTCAAAGAAACCGATCGCATTGCCACCGTCAGCCGCTTTTTGAAAGACATGGGTGCGAATGTGGAACCCACTGCAGACGGCATGATCATTCATGGGCCCACGCCGCTGAAAGGGGCGGTTGTTGATACATCCGGCGACCATCGCATCGGCATGGCGGCGTTTGTCGCCGGGCTGATCGCCTCAGGGAGGACACGGATTTGCAATGCCGAAGCGATCAACGTTTCTTTTCCCGGGTTTGCCGAACAATTTCGGCAGCTGCTCCGCTGA
- a CDS encoding histidinol-phosphate transaminase encodes MRPKPTVIGLPMYQPGKPIKEVQREYGLRDVIKLASNENPFGCSPKVKEAIQQALDHLPVYPDGAFRELKQALAQFYQIGEEQVIVGNGSDEIVELIARAYLQPGTETIMADITFPRYKTNAQIEGADVIEIPSREGRHDLTEMLKAITDKTRVIWICNPNNPTGCIVTKAEFSAFLSQVPAHVLVVADEAYYEYVVDEAYPDSLSLLREYPNLIVLRTFSKIYGLAALRVGYAIAHPEVLDPLHRVREPFNVNHLAQVAALAALSDQDFVRHCRAQNREGMQLIQERIQKMNLTAYPSEANFLLIDLKRPAGPVFEALLRQGIIVRSGEALGIPTTIRVTIGTREENLRFLEALESVLEARPLS; translated from the coding sequence ATTCGACCCAAACCTACTGTCATTGGCCTACCGATGTATCAGCCCGGCAAACCGATCAAAGAGGTGCAACGGGAGTACGGACTTCGTGACGTGATCAAGCTGGCTTCGAATGAAAATCCCTTCGGCTGTTCGCCGAAGGTGAAAGAGGCAATCCAGCAGGCTCTGGATCACCTGCCTGTCTATCCGGACGGCGCCTTTCGGGAACTGAAACAGGCCCTTGCGCAATTTTATCAGATCGGCGAAGAGCAGGTCATTGTGGGCAACGGATCAGACGAGATTGTCGAACTGATCGCGCGGGCCTATCTGCAACCGGGCACTGAGACGATCATGGCAGACATCACCTTTCCCCGGTATAAAACCAACGCTCAGATTGAAGGGGCCGACGTGATTGAAATTCCTTCCCGCGAAGGCCGTCATGATCTGACGGAGATGCTGAAAGCCATCACTGACAAAACCCGCGTCATCTGGATCTGCAATCCGAACAATCCGACCGGTTGCATCGTGACAAAAGCGGAATTCAGCGCGTTCCTCTCGCAGGTACCGGCCCACGTCCTGGTGGTGGCCGATGAAGCCTATTACGAATATGTCGTGGATGAGGCATATCCGGACTCCTTGTCCTTGCTCAGGGAATATCCAAATCTGATCGTTTTGCGAACCTTTTCCAAAATCTACGGGCTGGCGGCACTGCGTGTCGGATATGCGATCGCACACCCTGAAGTGTTGGATCCATTGCACCGGGTGCGCGAACCGTTTAACGTCAACCACCTGGCACAGGTGGCTGCGCTGGCGGCATTGAGCGATCAGGACTTTGTCCGCCATTGCCGGGCGCAAAACCGGGAGGGAATGCAGCTGATTCAAGAGCGGATCCAGAAAATGAACCTGACAGCGTACCCTTCGGAAGCCAATTTTCTCCTGATCGACCTGAAACGGCCAGCAGGTCCCGTGTTTGAAGCGCTGCTCCGGCAAGGAATCATCGTCCGTTCCGGTGAGGCCTTGGGCATTCCCACGACCATTCGCGTGACCATTGGCACCAGAGAGGAAAACCTGCGGTTTCTGGAAGCGCTGGAATCGGTTCTTGAGGCTCGCCCTTTGTCCTGA
- a CDS encoding tryptophan synthase subunit alpha — MNRIDQLFAEPRDKAAFIPYLTCGHPSLAASRRLLHLLEKNGADLIELGVPYSDPLADGPVIQQASQRALAAGTRLKDVLEVAAQARAEGLQAGLILFSYFNPLLQYGVPRLIETMKGIGIDGLIVPDLPVEESRQLGELAEQGGIHLIPLAAPTSLPRLDRIVQEARGMIYCVSSLGVTGERQQFHAALTHLIQSLRQRTKLPLVVGFGVSSARQYQELAGLCDGVVVGSAIVREIDRHSCALLSESPADQLRAEAEITAFVRQLTGR; from the coding sequence ATGAACCGCATTGATCAGCTCTTCGCCGAGCCGCGGGACAAAGCGGCTTTCATCCCCTATCTCACTTGCGGCCACCCCAGTCTGGCGGCTAGCCGCAGGCTCCTTCACCTGTTGGAAAAAAACGGCGCCGACTTGATTGAACTGGGCGTTCCCTATTCCGATCCTTTGGCAGACGGTCCGGTCATTCAACAGGCGTCCCAGCGGGCTCTGGCCGCCGGCACGCGTCTTAAGGATGTCTTGGAGGTCGCGGCCCAGGCCAGGGCGGAAGGCCTGCAAGCGGGCCTGATCCTCTTCAGTTACTTCAATCCTCTGCTCCAGTATGGTGTGCCACGGCTGATTGAGACGATGAAAGGGATCGGCATCGACGGATTGATCGTCCCGGACCTGCCGGTGGAAGAAAGCCGGCAGCTGGGGGAGTTGGCGGAACAGGGAGGAATTCACCTGATCCCATTGGCTGCCCCCACCTCGCTGCCGCGTCTGGATCGGATCGTCCAGGAGGCAAGAGGGATGATTTATTGCGTTTCCTCTTTGGGCGTAACGGGCGAAAGGCAGCAGTTTCACGCCGCGCTCACACACCTCATCCAGTCCCTGCGGCAACGCACAAAGCTTCCGCTGGTGGTCGGCTTCGGCGTTTCCAGTGCCCGTCAATACCAGGAACTGGCCGGCCTCTGTGACGGCGTGGTCGTGGGGAGCGCCATCGTCCGGGAAATCGATCGTCATTCCTGCGCATTGCTTTCCGAATCGCCCGCGGACCAGTTGCGCGCTGAAGCGGAAATCACCGCGTTTGTCAGGCAACTGACCGGCAGATAA
- a CDS encoding 3-deoxy-7-phosphoheptulonate synthase gives MIVVMSPQARQESIEKVKERLEAAGLGVHISTGENRTIIGVLGDKRKVNIQAIEVMDDVEKIVHIEAPFKLANKQFHPEPTVITVGDIQIGGEQLVVMAGPCSVESREQLLETAMIVKAGGAQILRGGAFKPRSSPYSFQGMGEEGLKILAEAREKTGLKIVSEVMDPENLPLLLEYVDILQIGARNMQNFHLLKAVGRTDKPVLLKRGLAATIEEWLMAAEYILNEGNHQVILCERGIRTFETYTRNTLDLSAVPVIKHLSHLPIIVDPSHGTGKWRYVLPMARAAVAAGADGLIVEVHPQPEKALSDGPQSLNPDAYRQMMDEVRNMAAVMGRVI, from the coding sequence ATGATTGTCGTGATGAGCCCGCAGGCTAGACAAGAGTCGATTGAAAAGGTAAAAGAGCGTTTGGAGGCGGCTGGGCTTGGCGTACATATTTCCACTGGGGAAAACCGGACCATTATCGGCGTGCTTGGCGACAAGCGAAAAGTAAACATCCAGGCCATTGAGGTCATGGATGATGTGGAAAAAATCGTCCATATCGAAGCCCCCTTCAAGCTGGCCAACAAACAGTTCCACCCCGAACCCACGGTGATCACGGTGGGCGACATCCAAATCGGGGGGGAACAGCTGGTTGTGATGGCAGGCCCTTGTTCGGTTGAAAGCCGTGAACAGCTGCTGGAGACGGCCATGATTGTCAAGGCAGGCGGTGCGCAGATCCTGCGCGGCGGCGCATTCAAACCGCGAAGCTCTCCCTATTCCTTTCAGGGGATGGGGGAGGAAGGATTGAAGATTCTCGCTGAAGCGCGGGAAAAAACGGGGCTGAAAATCGTCTCCGAGGTGATGGATCCGGAAAACCTCCCTTTGCTGCTCGAATACGTTGACATCCTGCAAATCGGCGCCAGAAACATGCAAAACTTCCACTTGCTGAAGGCCGTCGGACGGACAGACAAACCTGTCCTGTTGAAACGGGGCTTGGCCGCCACCATTGAAGAGTGGCTCATGGCCGCCGAATACATCTTGAATGAAGGCAATCATCAGGTGATTTTGTGCGAGCGCGGGATCCGGACGTTTGAAACCTATACGCGAAATACATTGGATCTTAGCGCCGTTCCCGTAATCAAACATCTCAGCCATTTGCCGATTATCGTCGATCCCAGCCACGGTACCGGAAAGTGGCGATATGTGCTGCCAATGGCGCGTGCTGCTGTTGCCGCCGGCGCCGACGGGTTGATCGTCGAGGTTCATCCCCAACCGGAAAAGGCGCTATCGGATGGCCCACAATCCCTGAATCCCGATGCCTACCGCCAGATGATGGATGAAGTTCGCAACATGGCTGCAGTGATGGGCAGAGTGATATGA
- a CDS encoding prephenate dehydrogenase produces MIRVAILGVGLIGGSLALSLQHDEKQNIRVTGYDLDPSTLMLAQQLGIIHHGTMNLHEATAEADFIFLCTPVDTILHLLKELANLPLKPGCIISDTGSTKTKVVETGVSLLGKERFIGGHPMAGSHRSGVEAASDRLFENAFYVLTPHPDTPESSRRRLMSLLAGTRATLVEMAAEEHDQVVGLISHLPHIIAAALVRQVARHDQENQWYSQLAAGGFRDLTRIASSNPIMWRDILLQNGHVLLQLLDEWQWEIARIKRLLAQRDEKAIYHFFDEARTFREQIPERKKGILPPLYECYVDIPDRPGIIGEVATILGDRQINLTNIQIIENRADIPGVLRLSFRQQEDLEKAIEALQSKGFQVYRR; encoded by the coding sequence ATGATCCGGGTTGCCATCCTGGGAGTGGGCTTGATCGGCGGCTCGCTGGCATTGTCTTTGCAGCACGATGAAAAGCAGAATATCCGGGTCACGGGGTATGACCTTGACCCATCCACGTTGATGCTGGCCCAACAATTGGGCATCATCCATCATGGAACCATGAACCTGCACGAAGCGACGGCAGAGGCCGATTTTATTTTTCTGTGCACCCCGGTGGACACCATCCTTCACCTTCTCAAGGAACTGGCCAATCTTCCGCTTAAACCAGGATGCATCATTTCTGATACCGGAAGCACGAAAACCAAGGTGGTTGAAACAGGCGTCTCGCTTTTGGGGAAGGAGCGGTTCATTGGCGGCCACCCAATGGCGGGATCGCATCGTTCCGGGGTAGAGGCCGCTTCCGATCGGCTCTTCGAAAATGCCTTTTACGTCTTGACGCCTCATCCCGATACACCGGAATCCTCCCGCAGGCGGCTCATGTCCTTGCTTGCGGGCACGCGGGCGACACTGGTCGAAATGGCGGCGGAAGAACATGATCAGGTGGTCGGCCTGATCAGTCATCTGCCGCATATCATTGCCGCCGCCCTGGTCCGGCAGGTGGCCCGTCATGACCAAGAAAACCAATGGTACAGCCAATTGGCCGCAGGCGGCTTCCGTGATCTGACCCGCATTGCTTCCAGCAATCCCATCATGTGGCGGGATATCCTGTTGCAAAATGGACATGTTTTGTTGCAATTGCTGGATGAGTGGCAATGGGAAATAGCCAGGATCAAGCGCTTGCTTGCACAAAGAGATGAAAAAGCCATTTATCATTTTTTTGACGAGGCACGAACCTTCCGGGAGCAGATTCCGGAACGGAAAAAGGGAATCTTGCCCCCTCTTTACGAATGTTATGTGGATATTCCCGATCGTCCGGGCATCATCGGTGAGGTGGCGACCATTCTCGGCGACAGGCAAATCAACCTGACCAATATCCAGATCATTGAAAACCGAGCCGACATCCCGGGGGTTTTAAGGCTTTCTTTTCGCCAACAGGAAGATTTGGAGAAAGCGATCGAAGCGCTTCAGAGCAAAGGATTCCAAGTGTATCGCAGATAG